The following are encoded together in the Colius striatus isolate bColStr4 chromosome 5, bColStr4.1.hap1, whole genome shotgun sequence genome:
- the PDCD6IP gene encoding programmed cell death 6-interacting protein isoform X1 has product MTNFISVQLKKASEVDLAKPLCKFIQQSYPGAEAQAEHCRAAEELSKLRKSALGRPLDKHESALETLLRYYDQLCSIEPKFPFSENQICVTFTWKDAFDKGSLFGGSAKLALASLGYEKTCVLFNCGALASQIAAEQNLDNDEGLKAAAKHYQFASGAFQHIKDTVLSALSREPTVDISPDTVGTLSLIMLAQAQEVFFLKATRDKMKDGIIAKLANQAADYYGDAYKQCQYKDTLPKYFYFQEVFPVLAAKHCIMQANAEYHQSILAKQQKKFGEEIGRLQHAADLVKTVASRYDEYINVKDLVDKINRALTAAKKDNDFIYHDRVPDLKDLESIGKASLVKATPVVVPLSQKFTDLFEKMVPLQVQQSVSVYNQRKADLVNRLIAQMREATNLANGVLASLNLPAAIEDVSGDTVPQSILNKSKSVIEQGGIQTVDQLIKDLPELLQRNKEILDESLRLLEEEESTDNDLRTKFKERWQRTPSNELYKPLRAEGSKYHNVLNQAVQADGQVKERYQAHRDTIALLCKPEAELNAAIPSANPAKTLQGSEVVNVLKTLLANLDEVKKEREQLENDLKSVNFDMTSKFLTALAQDGAINEEAISVTELDRIYGSYTQKVQESLKKQEELLKNIQNAHQEFSKMKQSNNESNLREEVLKNLAVANDNFVELVADLKEGTKFYNELTEILLKFQNKCSDIVFARKTERDELLKDLQQSIAREPSAPSIPQPTYQSTSAGGSKPAASTPTPAPRTMVGTKPQPPARPPPPVISAASSSSSASAPSGTAATPAAAPAAAPVPGASAPAASTAPSQAQGPPYPTYPGYPGYCQMPMPMGYNPYMYGQYNLPYAPSAVYPNPGQAPYPPPQQPGYPFPQQPYYPQQ; this is encoded by the exons ATCTGTGTAACATTCACATGGAAAGATGCTTTTGATAAAGGATCACTGTTTGGAGGATCTGCCAAATTGG CTCTGGCAAGTTTGGGGTATGAGAAGACCTGTGTGTTGTTCAACTGTGGAGCACTGGCAAGCCAGATTGCAGCAGAACAGAATTTAGATAACGATGAAGGACTAAAAGCTGCAGCTAAGCACTATCAG TTTGCAAGTGGTGCTTTCCAACACATTAAAGACACAGTTCTGTCAGCCTTGAGCCGAGAACCCACAGTGGACATCTCTCCAGACACAGTTGGAACTCTCAGTCTTATTATGTTGGCTCAAGCACAAGAAGTCTTTTTTCTGAAAGCTACAAGAG ATAAAATGAAAGATGGTATCATAGCTAAACTAGCCAATCAAGCTGCAGATTACTATGGTGATGCTTACAAACAATGTCAATACAAAGATACTTTGCCCAAG tatttttatttccaggAGGTGTTTCCTGTTCTGGCTGCAAAGCACTGCATTATGCAGGCCAATGCAGAGTATCATCAATCCATCCTGgcaaaacagcagaagaaattcGGTGAAGAAATTGGGAGGTTACAG caTGCAGCAGACTTGGTGAAAACAGTGGCTTCTCGTTATGATGAATATATAAATGTTAAAGATCTGGTTGACAAAATCAACCGTGCGCTTACAGCTGCCAAAAAAGACAATGACTTCATTTACCATGACCGGGTTCCTGACCTGAAAGATTTGGAGTCCATTGGCAAAGCCAGTCTTGTGAAGGCTACTCCAGTTGTTGTTCCCCTCAGTCAGAAGTTCACTG ACCTGTTTGAGAAGATGGTTCCACTGCAAGTTCAGCAATCTGTCAGTGTTTATAACCAGAGAAAGGCAGATCTAGTAAACAGGTTAATAGCCCAGATGAGAGAAGCCACAAATCTGGCAAATGG TGTGTTGGCTTCCCTCAATCTTCCTGCTGCTATCGAGGATGTGTCTGGTGATACCGTTCCTCAGTCTATTTTGAACAAGTCCAAGTCTGTGATTGAACAGGGAGGAATTCAGACTGTTGATCAGCTGATTAAAGATCTGCCTGAACTGCTACAAAGGAACAAAGAAATCTTAGATGAA TCACTGAGATTGttagaggaggaagaaagtacAGACAATGACCTGCGAACAAAATTCAAGGAGCGCTGGCAGAGAACACCATCCAATGAGCTCTATAAACCTTTAAGGGCAG AGGGAAGCAAATACCACAACGTTTTGAATCAAGCTGTGCAAGCTGACGGGCAAGTGAAAGAGCGCTACCAGGCTCACCGGGACACCATTGCCCTCCTGTGTAAGCCAGAGGCGGAGCTCAACGCAGCCATTCCTTCTGCCAACCCAGCGAAGACATTACAAGGGAGTGAG GTTGTTAATGTCTTAAAAACTTTGCTGGCCAATCTGGATGAAGTTaagaaggagagagaacaaCTGGAAAACGACCTGAAATCTGTTAATTTTGACATGACAAGCAAATTCCTGACAGCCCTTGCACAGGATGGTGCTATAAATGAGGAGGCTATCTCTGTGACTGAGTTGGACAGAATTTATGGAAGTTACACACAGAAAGTGCAAGAGTCCctaaaaaagcaggaagagctTCTCAAGAACATTCAG AATGCACATCAGGAATTCTCCAAGATGAAACAATCAAACAATGAATCCAACTTAAGAGAAGAAGTTTTGAAGAACTTAGCTGTAGCAAACGACAACTTTGTGGAACTTGTAGCAGATTTAAAAGAAGGCACAAAG TTTTACAATGAGCTGACAGAAATCCTGCTGAAGTTTCAAAACAAGTGCAGTGACATTGTCTTCGCTCGCAAGACTGAAAGAGATGAGCTGCTCAA agATTTGCAGCAAAGCATTGCTAGGGAACCCAGTGCTCCCTCTATTCCTCAGCCTACATATCAGAGCACATCAGCTGGAGGAAGTAAGCCTGCTGCATCAACTCCTACTCCAGCACCCAGGACCATGGTG GGGACTAAACCACAGCCACCAGCACGGCCGCCGCCGCCAGTGATCTCTGCAGCAAGCAGTTCCTCTTCTGCATCAGCACCCTCTGGAACAGCTGCaactcctgctgcagctcctgctgctgctcctgtgccaggaGCCAGTGCCCCTGCAGCAAGCACTGCACCTTCACAAGCACAGGGACCTCCTTACCCAACTTATCCAGGTTACCCAGG GTACTGCCAGATGCCAATGCCAATGGGCTATAATCCATACATGTACGGTCAATATAACCTGCCCTATGCGCCCTCAGCTGTGTATCCAAACCCTGGACAAGCACCATATCCACCACCTCAACAACCTGGATACCCTTTTCCTCAACAGCCTTATTACCCTCAGCAATAA
- the PDCD6IP gene encoding programmed cell death 6-interacting protein isoform X2, whose product MTNFISVQLKKASEVDLAKPLCKFIQQSYPGAEAQAEHCRAAEELSKLRKSALGRPLDKHESALETLLRYYDQLCSIEPKFPFSENQICVTFTWKDAFDKGSLFGGSAKLALASLGYEKTCVLFNCGALASQIAAEQNLDNDEGLKAAAKHYQFASGAFQHIKDTVLSALSREPTVDISPDTVGTLSLIMLAQAQEVFFLKATRDKMKDGIIAKLANQAADYYGDAYKQCQYKDTLPKEVFPVLAAKHCIMQANAEYHQSILAKQQKKFGEEIGRLQHAADLVKTVASRYDEYINVKDLVDKINRALTAAKKDNDFIYHDRVPDLKDLESIGKASLVKATPVVVPLSQKFTDLFEKMVPLQVQQSVSVYNQRKADLVNRLIAQMREATNLANGVLASLNLPAAIEDVSGDTVPQSILNKSKSVIEQGGIQTVDQLIKDLPELLQRNKEILDESLRLLEEEESTDNDLRTKFKERWQRTPSNELYKPLRAEGSKYHNVLNQAVQADGQVKERYQAHRDTIALLCKPEAELNAAIPSANPAKTLQGSEVVNVLKTLLANLDEVKKEREQLENDLKSVNFDMTSKFLTALAQDGAINEEAISVTELDRIYGSYTQKVQESLKKQEELLKNIQNAHQEFSKMKQSNNESNLREEVLKNLAVANDNFVELVADLKEGTKFYNELTEILLKFQNKCSDIVFARKTERDELLKDLQQSIAREPSAPSIPQPTYQSTSAGGSKPAASTPTPAPRTMVGTKPQPPARPPPPVISAASSSSSASAPSGTAATPAAAPAAAPVPGASAPAASTAPSQAQGPPYPTYPGYPGYCQMPMPMGYNPYMYGQYNLPYAPSAVYPNPGQAPYPPPQQPGYPFPQQPYYPQQ is encoded by the exons ATCTGTGTAACATTCACATGGAAAGATGCTTTTGATAAAGGATCACTGTTTGGAGGATCTGCCAAATTGG CTCTGGCAAGTTTGGGGTATGAGAAGACCTGTGTGTTGTTCAACTGTGGAGCACTGGCAAGCCAGATTGCAGCAGAACAGAATTTAGATAACGATGAAGGACTAAAAGCTGCAGCTAAGCACTATCAG TTTGCAAGTGGTGCTTTCCAACACATTAAAGACACAGTTCTGTCAGCCTTGAGCCGAGAACCCACAGTGGACATCTCTCCAGACACAGTTGGAACTCTCAGTCTTATTATGTTGGCTCAAGCACAAGAAGTCTTTTTTCTGAAAGCTACAAGAG ATAAAATGAAAGATGGTATCATAGCTAAACTAGCCAATCAAGCTGCAGATTACTATGGTGATGCTTACAAACAATGTCAATACAAAGATACTTTGCCCAAG gAGGTGTTTCCTGTTCTGGCTGCAAAGCACTGCATTATGCAGGCCAATGCAGAGTATCATCAATCCATCCTGgcaaaacagcagaagaaattcGGTGAAGAAATTGGGAGGTTACAG caTGCAGCAGACTTGGTGAAAACAGTGGCTTCTCGTTATGATGAATATATAAATGTTAAAGATCTGGTTGACAAAATCAACCGTGCGCTTACAGCTGCCAAAAAAGACAATGACTTCATTTACCATGACCGGGTTCCTGACCTGAAAGATTTGGAGTCCATTGGCAAAGCCAGTCTTGTGAAGGCTACTCCAGTTGTTGTTCCCCTCAGTCAGAAGTTCACTG ACCTGTTTGAGAAGATGGTTCCACTGCAAGTTCAGCAATCTGTCAGTGTTTATAACCAGAGAAAGGCAGATCTAGTAAACAGGTTAATAGCCCAGATGAGAGAAGCCACAAATCTGGCAAATGG TGTGTTGGCTTCCCTCAATCTTCCTGCTGCTATCGAGGATGTGTCTGGTGATACCGTTCCTCAGTCTATTTTGAACAAGTCCAAGTCTGTGATTGAACAGGGAGGAATTCAGACTGTTGATCAGCTGATTAAAGATCTGCCTGAACTGCTACAAAGGAACAAAGAAATCTTAGATGAA TCACTGAGATTGttagaggaggaagaaagtacAGACAATGACCTGCGAACAAAATTCAAGGAGCGCTGGCAGAGAACACCATCCAATGAGCTCTATAAACCTTTAAGGGCAG AGGGAAGCAAATACCACAACGTTTTGAATCAAGCTGTGCAAGCTGACGGGCAAGTGAAAGAGCGCTACCAGGCTCACCGGGACACCATTGCCCTCCTGTGTAAGCCAGAGGCGGAGCTCAACGCAGCCATTCCTTCTGCCAACCCAGCGAAGACATTACAAGGGAGTGAG GTTGTTAATGTCTTAAAAACTTTGCTGGCCAATCTGGATGAAGTTaagaaggagagagaacaaCTGGAAAACGACCTGAAATCTGTTAATTTTGACATGACAAGCAAATTCCTGACAGCCCTTGCACAGGATGGTGCTATAAATGAGGAGGCTATCTCTGTGACTGAGTTGGACAGAATTTATGGAAGTTACACACAGAAAGTGCAAGAGTCCctaaaaaagcaggaagagctTCTCAAGAACATTCAG AATGCACATCAGGAATTCTCCAAGATGAAACAATCAAACAATGAATCCAACTTAAGAGAAGAAGTTTTGAAGAACTTAGCTGTAGCAAACGACAACTTTGTGGAACTTGTAGCAGATTTAAAAGAAGGCACAAAG TTTTACAATGAGCTGACAGAAATCCTGCTGAAGTTTCAAAACAAGTGCAGTGACATTGTCTTCGCTCGCAAGACTGAAAGAGATGAGCTGCTCAA agATTTGCAGCAAAGCATTGCTAGGGAACCCAGTGCTCCCTCTATTCCTCAGCCTACATATCAGAGCACATCAGCTGGAGGAAGTAAGCCTGCTGCATCAACTCCTACTCCAGCACCCAGGACCATGGTG GGGACTAAACCACAGCCACCAGCACGGCCGCCGCCGCCAGTGATCTCTGCAGCAAGCAGTTCCTCTTCTGCATCAGCACCCTCTGGAACAGCTGCaactcctgctgcagctcctgctgctgctcctgtgccaggaGCCAGTGCCCCTGCAGCAAGCACTGCACCTTCACAAGCACAGGGACCTCCTTACCCAACTTATCCAGGTTACCCAGG GTACTGCCAGATGCCAATGCCAATGGGCTATAATCCATACATGTACGGTCAATATAACCTGCCCTATGCGCCCTCAGCTGTGTATCCAAACCCTGGACAAGCACCATATCCACCACCTCAACAACCTGGATACCCTTTTCCTCAACAGCCTTATTACCCTCAGCAATAA